In Isoptericola jiangsuensis, the following proteins share a genomic window:
- the thiE gene encoding thiamine phosphate synthase has protein sequence MTAVDARTRLAAARLYLCTDAREERGDLEDFLHAVLAGGVDVVQLRDKSLDVARELELQEVVARVAAEHGALWAVNDRADVAGLTGAPVVHMGQGDLPTYAVRTLLGPDPVLGRSTHSAAQAAAADADPGVDYFCVGPLWATPTKPGRDAVGLDLLRAVAASDPATPWFAIGGIDAERLDAVLDAGATRVVVVRAITRAADPERAARELRDRLAG, from the coding sequence GTGACCGCCGTCGACGCCCGCACCCGCCTGGCCGCCGCCCGCCTCTACCTGTGCACGGACGCCCGTGAGGAGCGCGGCGACCTCGAGGACTTCCTGCACGCCGTGCTCGCCGGCGGGGTGGACGTGGTGCAGCTGCGCGACAAGTCGTTGGACGTGGCCCGCGAGCTGGAGCTGCAGGAGGTCGTCGCCCGGGTCGCGGCGGAGCACGGCGCGCTGTGGGCGGTCAACGACCGGGCCGACGTCGCCGGGCTGACCGGCGCCCCCGTGGTCCACATGGGGCAGGGGGACCTGCCGACGTACGCCGTGCGCACGCTGCTCGGCCCGGACCCCGTGCTGGGCCGGTCCACGCACTCGGCCGCGCAGGCCGCCGCCGCGGACGCCGACCCGGGCGTCGACTACTTCTGCGTGGGGCCGCTGTGGGCCACCCCGACCAAGCCGGGCCGGGACGCCGTCGGGCTCGACCTGCTGCGCGCCGTCGCCGCCTCGGACCCGGCGACACCCTGGTTCGCGATCGGCGGGATCGACGCCGAGCGCCTGGACGCCGTGCTCGACGCCGGGGCGACGCGCGTCGTGGTGGTGCGGGCGATCACGCGGGCCGCGGATCCCGAGCGGGCGGCGCGCGAGCTGCGCGACCGCCTCGCCGGCTGA
- the thiO gene encoding glycine oxidase ThiO yields the protein MQRDLVVVGGGIIGLAAAWRALEAGLAVTVLDPVPGDGATHAAAGMLAPATEAEFAESAALHLHLAGASHWLRFAADLEASTGIGVGLRESGTLTLAYDAADAALLRRVVDLHARHQVTSHELTVAEARRHEPLLGQRLAAAAWVPGDHAVDPRATHRALCAAVEQHPAGELVHRSAVHLEQEPGGRVVGVVDDAGHRHRAGTTLVAAGWASAPLLAGVRGVSLPVRPVKGQTLRLQADPMLAPTHVVRGLVQGRPVYVVARTTASDGPWTGHSELVIGATSLERPDDRRADAGGVYALLRDARVLLPSIDEAALVEVTPRARPTTPDHLPAVGPTDVPGLHLATGHYRNGILMAPLTADVVVAGLTGTWFDVGRTAADPAATVAALRACDPRRFTRQDTDPRTPDGARP from the coding sequence ATGCAACGCGACCTCGTCGTGGTCGGGGGCGGGATCATCGGTCTCGCCGCGGCCTGGCGCGCCCTCGAGGCGGGGCTCGCCGTCACGGTCCTCGACCCCGTCCCGGGCGACGGCGCCACCCACGCGGCCGCCGGGATGCTCGCCCCCGCCACCGAGGCGGAGTTCGCCGAGAGCGCCGCGCTGCACCTGCACCTCGCCGGGGCGTCGCACTGGCTGCGGTTCGCCGCCGACCTCGAGGCCTCCACCGGCATCGGCGTCGGGCTGCGGGAGTCCGGCACCCTCACCCTGGCGTACGACGCGGCCGACGCCGCCCTGCTGCGCCGCGTCGTCGACCTGCACGCCCGTCACCAGGTCACCTCGCACGAGCTCACCGTGGCCGAGGCCCGTCGCCACGAGCCCCTGCTCGGGCAGCGCCTCGCCGCCGCCGCATGGGTGCCCGGCGACCACGCCGTCGACCCGCGGGCCACGCACCGGGCGCTGTGCGCCGCCGTCGAGCAGCACCCTGCCGGCGAGCTCGTGCACCGCTCCGCCGTGCACCTCGAGCAGGAGCCCGGCGGACGTGTCGTCGGCGTCGTCGACGACGCCGGGCACCGCCACCGCGCCGGCACCACCCTCGTCGCCGCGGGCTGGGCGTCCGCGCCCCTGCTCGCCGGGGTCCGCGGCGTCAGCCTGCCCGTGCGTCCCGTCAAGGGGCAGACCCTGCGGCTGCAGGCCGACCCCATGCTCGCCCCGACGCACGTCGTGCGGGGTCTCGTGCAGGGCCGCCCCGTGTACGTCGTGGCCCGCACCACCGCGTCCGACGGGCCGTGGACCGGGCACAGCGAGCTCGTCATCGGCGCCACCTCCCTGGAACGCCCCGACGACCGCCGCGCCGACGCCGGCGGCGTGTACGCGCTGCTGCGCGACGCCCGGGTGCTGCTGCCCTCGATCGACGAGGCCGCGCTGGTCGAGGTGACGCCCCGCGCCCGCCCCACCACGCCCGACCACCTGCCCGCCGTCGGCCCCACCGACGTCCCCGGCCTGCACCTCGCCACCGGCCACTACCGCAACGGCATCCTCATGGCGCCGCTGACCGCCGACGTCGTCGTCGCGGGCCTCACCGGCACCTGGTTCGACGTGGGTCGCACCGCCGCCGACCCCGCCGCGACCGTCGCCGCGCTGCGCGCCTGCGACCCCCGCCGCTTCACCCGCCAGGACACCGACCCCCGCACCCCCGACGGAGCCCGCCCATGA
- the thiS gene encoding sulfur carrier protein ThiS codes for MTAPASTSALVNGAPFDLEGHDAVPVADVVARLLPGHVVDGVPRGVAVAVDDVVVPRGAWDRTTVRAGDRVEIVTAVQGG; via the coding sequence ATGACCGCCCCCGCCAGCACCAGCGCGCTCGTCAACGGCGCCCCGTTCGACCTCGAGGGCCACGACGCCGTCCCCGTCGCGGACGTCGTCGCGCGCCTGCTGCCCGGCCACGTGGTCGACGGCGTCCCGCGCGGCGTCGCCGTCGCCGTCGACGACGTCGTGGTGCCGCGCGGGGCGTGGGACCGCACGACGGTGCGCGCCGGGGACCGGGTCGAGATCGTCACCGCCGTCCAGGGCGGCTGA